From the Argopecten irradians isolate NY chromosome 13, Ai_NY, whole genome shotgun sequence genome, one window contains:
- the LOC138305592 gene encoding myomesin-3-like — protein sequence MDQRQKAGKPIVLDVKEDHVMLRWDRPEDKNVKIYEIIFRSQNDGTWSRPIFTENADTFYKVDGLKPATRYHFKVKTHYESGGGVYSEESDIARTLGAELADTNSCTMDSSTQPGKPAALDVGFDYVAIAWGKPDRGDVECYEIKMKTTADRSWFKTPSFTDGSVPYKVVNDLAPGTEYEFKVRGHFDEDEGQFSDKSNPIMTKQPSVLTADIARTTLAKLMTRKPGKPCSLAVYSDSVDLRWDAPSEKNVSYYELKSKILRRKAWDKVPVFTDDDKTFLRVTGLESESQYVFKVRAHFQEEEGQFSDVSDIISTSGNMNMEEQSMSVLEFQDKYPPAKDVSFGFTSDSPAGYRVPYHPDRDNPEHIGHWHYMARETYGPLVHSRKDGYLFHGSSVDSFPVNERLPPAQIQDIHYNNQVSKGLGGKARVPIGKNTLQQSVPDNYNSQCLATTTVSAWQLQQSVPGNYNSQCQLATIPLVLIESFPTLKV from the exons ATGGATCAACGACAGAAAGCTGGAAAACCAATCGTGTTAGATGTCAAAGAAGACCATGTCATGCTCAGATGGGATAGACCGGAAGACAAAAATGTGAAGATTTACGAAATTATATTCAGATCACAAAATGATGGTACATGGTCCCGACCTATTTTTACGGAAAATGCCGATACATTCTACAAGGTTGACGGACTGAAACCTGCAACAAGATATCATTTTAAAGTCAAGACGCATTACGAATCAGGTGGAGGGGTATACAGTGAAGAAAGTGATATCGCTAGGACTTTGGGCGCAGAATTGGCGGATACAAACAGCTGTACCATGGATTCTTCAACACAACCCGGTAAACCAGCTGCTCTTGATGTTGGTTTTGACTACGTTGCTATTGCTTGGGGAAAGCCCGACAGAGGAGACGTCGaatgttatgaaataaaaatgaagaccACAGCCGACCGGTCTTGGTTCAAAACCCCTTCCTTCACAGACGGCAGCGTACCATACAAAGTAGTTAATGACCTCGCGCCAGGAACGGAATACGAGTTTAAGGTTCGTGGtcattttgatgaagatgaaggTCAGTTCAGCGACAAAAGCAACCCGATTATGACAAAACAACCCTCAGTGCTGACGGCTGATATTGCGAGAACAACATTGGCTAAACTGATGACGCGAAAACCAGGGAAGCCTTGCAGTCTTGCGGTATATAGCGACTCCGTTGATTTACGTTGGGATGCCCCTTCCGAAAAAAATGTTTCCTATTACGAGTTGAAATCAAAGATCTTAAGAAGAAAAGCATGGGACAAGGTGCCCGTATTCACTGACGATGATAAAACGTTTCTACGGGTGACGGGACTGGAGTCTGAATCACAATATGTGTTTAAAGTTCGAGCACATTTCCAGGAGGAAGAAGGACAATTTAGTGATGTAAGTGATATAATTTCAACATCAGGAAACATGAATATGGAGGAACAATCGATGTCGGTACTGGAGTTTCAAGATAAATATCCACCCGCTAAAGATGTCTCATTTGGATTTACCTCAGACAGTCCAGCGGGTTATCGCGTACCATATCATCCTGATAGAGACAATCCCGAACACATTGGACATTGGCACTATATGGCTAGGGAAACATATGGGCCTTTGGTTCACAGTCGCAAAGATGGTTACCTGTTTCATGGTTCCTCTGTAGATTCATTCCCTGTTAATGAACGGCTACCTCCAGCTCAAATTCAGGATATACATTACAACAATCAAGTCTCAAAAG GTTTAGGAGgtaaagccagagtacccataGGAAAAAACACCCTTCAACAGTCAGTGCCTGACAACTACAACAGTCAGTGCCTGGCAACTACAACAGTCAGTGCCTGGCAACTACAACAGTCAGTGCCTGGCAACTACAACAGTCAGTGCCAGCTGGCTACTATTCCACTCGTgttaatagaatctttccctaccttGAAGGTGTGA